TTCAAATATATCTACTGTATATTTTCCTCTTTCTGTTACTAAGAATTTTTCTAAATCAACTATTTTCTTTCCTACTCCAAATGGATCTAACATTACTCCAAATTCTCCTTTAGTTATTAAAGAATCATCTGGTGCATTTAATCTTATTTCAAACATTGTTGGTCTTTCTAATTCTGAAAAAGTAAATACTATTGAAAGATTTACCATTGGAAATGGGAACATTGGTTGAATTAAGTTGTCAAAAGCTCCTAAAATATCTACAACTCCAGGAACTTGTGGATTTGGTTGTGCTTTGTATGCTGTAACTATACTTTTTAATTTTGGCATCTTCTTTACCCCTCTTTATTTATTGATTTTTAAACATTTACTTTAATATATCATATTTTTTTTAGCTTTGCAAACTAAAGGAGAGATTAACTCTCTCCTTTAGTAGAATCATTTTTTATTTCTCTTTAGCAACATTTTCTCCAGCTATCTTACCAAATACTGTTATATCTGCTAAAGCATTTCCTCCAAGTCTATTTGTACCATGGATTCCACCTGTAACCTCTCCAGCTGCATATAATCCAGGAATTATGTTTCCTTTTTCATCAATTACTTGAGCTTTTTCATTTATTTGAACTCCACCCATTGTGTGATGAACTGTAGGAATACGTGCTCCTGCATAGAATGGTGCTTTGTCAAATTTTATTCCTAATAGTTTTCTTCCATAAGCATCTTTTCCAGCATCAATTCCTTTATTATACTCTTCTATTGTTTTCTTTAGATTTTCTGCTGGAACATTTATTTTTTCTGCAAGCTCATCTAAACTATCAGCTTTCACTGCTCTACCTGCTTTTATTAAATCTCCTATTGATTCATTAAAATTATTTTTATCCTCTAAAGTAGGGTAAACCTTAGAATCAACTATTACCCACATATATGCATCTTTTTGGTTAAATAGAGCATTTGTCATAACGTCTCTTCTTTCATCTTCTGCTACAAAACGTTTTCCATCTTTATTAATAAATATTCTATCTTCAACTGTTGTTTCAATATTTCCACTTAAACTTCCTGTTACAGGATCTCCCATAGGTAAAAGTTGAATATCACTCATACCAACTAAATTAGCTCCAACTTTTTCAGCCATAACAATACCTGAAGCATCTCCACCTGGATGATTTGTTGTAAGAATATTTTCTGTTAATTTTGAGTTATATTTTTGTCTAAACTCTACATCTCCTGCAAATCCTCCAGTTGCTAATACAACTCCTTTATTTGCATTTAAAGTTATATTTTCAGTAGCTGATTCAGCTTTTACTCCAACTACTCTCCCATCTTTTTTTATTAATTCTGTGGCAGTAGTTTCATAAAGAATTCTTATACCATTTTTCTCTGCAAACTCTTTATGAGCTATAATTAATCCTGTTCCAACAGGAGCAGTAGGTTTATGACTTCTAGGATAAAGTGCTCCTAACACTGTAAATACCTCATCCTTAAAAGTTACTCCTAGACTTTCTAGCCATTCTAATGCTGGGTAAGCATTTTCAACTAAAACTCTAACTAATTTAGGATCCCCTTTTTTATCTCCACCTTCATATGTATGTTTAAAGTGTAGATCTACTGAATCTTCTATTCCTTGTGGAACTTGTCTTTTAGGGTCAACAGCATTGTATGCTCCTCCTGCTAATACTGTATTTCCTCCAAGTCTTGGCATCTTTTCAATCAGAATAACACTTGCTCCATTTTGTTTAGCTGAAGTAGCAGCTGCAAGTCCTGCTCCTCCTCCACCTATAACAACAACATCAGCAACATACTCTTGATTAACTCTTTTTATTTCAGCTTTAGGCTCTCTTTTTCTTAACTCTTTAATATCTCCACCAGCTGCTTTAACTGCATTAGTAATAGCTGTTAATACTCCTCTACTACTTACAGTAGCTCCTGCAACTGTATCAACACTCAATTTTTGTTTTTCAATAACTTCTCTAGGAACTCTTTCTAAGGCTACACTAGAAACAAAAGGTGTTTCCTTATTAGGTAGTACTTTTATATCCTCAATCTTATCTTTTGAAACTTTTACCTCTACTTCAACTTTTCCTCCATATCCTGCTGCTTCCCCTTTATATGTTCCAGGATTATAGGCAAAAGATGACATAGATATTCCAATCGCTAAAGTAGCTAGTACTAATTTTTTAAATTTATTCATATCTCCCTCCTAAAAAATGTTTTATAATTACATTATATTAGAATTAAGATACTCAGTCAATAAATTTAAGACACTTTAATTTATTTCATAACATAAAATTCAAAAGTTGTTCCTTTATTTTCTTCAGAAGTAATTGAAATTTTTCCTCCACATTTTTCTACAAGGTTTTTCACTATTGCTAATCCCAGTCCAGTTCCACCTAAATTGCTAGTTCTAGCTTTATCAACTCTATAGAATCTATCAAATACCTTATATTGCTCGCCTAATGGAATTCCTATCCCATTATCACTTACTACAAAATTATATCTGTCATTTTCCTCTTCTATCTTAATTTTTACACAAGGATTTTTAGAACTATTGTATATAATTCCATTTTCCACTAGATTTTTTAAGATCATTGTAACTTTTTCAAAATCTGTTCTTATATATTCATTTTCATCATTAACTTTAACTTCATACTGAATTTTTCCATTTTTTCTCTTTAAAACCATCTCTAAAGTTGTTTCTAAATTCTCTTTTATCTTATCTATTCCAACTTGTGTCATATTTAAAATATTTGAATTTTCTATCTTAGATATATTTAAAAAGTCCAAAACAATATTTTCTAATCTTTCAACATTTCCTTTAATCACATTTAAGAATTTTATTCTCATTGTTTCTGGAGCATCTTCTAAGGCAATTAAATATCCTTTTATATTTGTTAGAGGTGTTTTTAATTCGTGGCTGACATTGCTTATAAAGCTCTTTTGTACTTCAACAGCTTTTCTTGTGCTTGTAATATCTTTTATTGTCACTAATATTTGCCCACTAAAATCAATATGTTTTAAAGTAACTATAAAGTATCTTTTTAAAGCTTGAACATATACTTCCTCTTTAAAATTTTTCTTTTCAACAATTCCTTTTTTCATCACATCAATCAATTCAATATATCTTATACACTCCATGTACTTCTCTCTTGAATGATCAATAAGGTAACTTAAAACACTATTTTTTACTATAAATTTTCCATCATTATTCATCAATCCAATAAAAATATCAACTGATGATATAACTAAAGATAAAGTTTTTCTTTCACTTTGTAATCTTTCAATATTTTCTAAATTTTTACTTTGCCACTCTTTTAAAATGTTCCAAAATTCAAAGAACCATTTCTCCTCTTTAAGATAATTTATATTTTCCTTTTCTCCACTTTCTAAAAATCTCTTCATCTTTGTTATTTTATTATAGAAATCTCTTTTTATATAATTTTTATAAAAGAAATGAATAGCAAAGTTTAGAGCAATAAAAAATAGTACTTGAATAAATAAAAACTCTTTAATCTGTCTAAGTTCCTTTGTATAATCACTAGATGTTCTGATTATATATTCCTCTCCAAATTTATTTTCAAATCCTGTAGCATAGTAAGCAAAAACATATCCCATTGTTTTACTCTTTCTTATATCAAATCCCTCTTGCCCTTGTAGAGCCTCTTGAACCTCTTTTCTCTCTAAATGGTTGTCCATATGCTCTTCCCTTGAAACATTTTTAGAGTCATATTCTACCTTTCCATTTTTATCAATAAGGGTAAATCTCAAATCAATATCTGCAAAAATTTGACTGTATCTTTCATGTGAATTATCTTCAGCTAATCTTTTTACTAAAATAATATCTTGTTTTAATGTCTGTTTAGCTCTTTGTTGATACAGATTTGAAAGAATAGAGGAATTTAATCCTACAAATATTCCCTCTATAATCAATATCATTATAAGAGTTATTATCTCTTTTCTTCTAATTTGTAGCCAACTCCTTTCACTGTCTTTATACACTCAGCTAATTCTGGTATCTTATCTCTAAGTTTTGAAATATATACATCTACAGTTCTATCTCCTGTATAGTAGTTACTATTCCAAACTCTATCTAAAATCTTATCTCTTGTTATTACTAAATCTTTATTTTGAACTAATAACAATAATAGATCATACTCTTTCTTAGAAAATTCTATTTCCTTTCCATTAAAAGTTACTGTATGTCTACTTTCATCTATCTCTATATTTTTAAATTTATATTTTTCAACTTTTACTTCTCTATTTTTATTTTTTAAGAATTTCTTAATTCTTAAAACTAACTCTCTAGGGTCAAAAGGTTTTTTCATATAATCATCTGCACCTATTTCAAGCCCTTCTAATACATCTTCTATCTCTGTTTTTGCAGTAAGCATTATTATTATTGGTTCTCCATATTCAGAAGATATATCTTTTACTATTTTAGCAAAATTTTTCCCATCTAAATTTGGTAACATCAAATCTAAAACTACTAAATCATGTTTTTTCTCTCTCAACAGTTTTAATCCTTCTAAACCATCAGAGGCTCTATCCACTTCATAACCCTCTTTTGTTAAAAAATAAGAAATCAATTCTTGTATCTCTTTGTCATCTTCTACTATTAAAATTTTCATATTTTCTCTCCTAAAAAAATATTTTTCTATATTTTATATTATACCATAAAATAAAAATGCCCACTTAAAATTCTTCTTAAGTGGGCTAAAATTTTTAGTTCCTTATTTTAATTTATTTTACTGGAACAAATCCTTCATTTTTCATTATTTCTTGTCCTTCAGAAGAAACTGCATAATCTACTATTCCCTTAACTTCTCCTTCTCTTGCAGCATCTGCATACCAGAATACTTCTCTAGCTATTGGATAAGTTTTGTTAAGTACATTTTCTGGTGTTGCAGCTACTCCATCTACTGTTATTGCTTCTACACTACTATCCATGTATCCCATTCCAATATATCCAATTGCATATTTGTTAGCTTTAATTTCTTGTTTTATAGCTTCATTTGAAGGCATATATAGTGTTTTTGCACCATATTCTTGAGTTCCTTTAGAGTTTCCTTCTCTAATGATATGTTCTTTGAAGAATTCGTGAGTTCCTGAAGATGAATCTCTTGATAGAACTACTATTTCAGCATCTTCTCCACCTAGTTCTTTCCAGTTTGTAATCTCTCCTCTAAATACTTTTCCTAGAGTTTTATCATCTATATCTTTTACTGCATTTGTTTTATTAGCTATTATTGTAATACCATCATATCCAACTACTATTTCATCTACATTCATACCTTTTGCTTTAGCTTGATCTAACTCTTTTGATTTAATGTTTCTTGATGCCATAGCTATATCAGTTGTTCCATTTATTAAAGCTGAAATTCCAACTCCTGATCCTCCACCAGTTACTGCTATTCTTGCTCCTTTATGTCCACTCATATATTTTTCTACTATTGCTTGAGAAGCATTTAGAATTGTATCTGATCCTTTTATTTGTACAACTTTTGATCTTGCTTCTGATACTTGTCCTAATCCAAGTCCTCCAGCTAATATTAAAGCCATTATCATTCCATTTCTAAAAAATTTCATTTTATTCCTCCCTGAAAATTTTATTTTTTCTTTACGACTCAACTATATTCTTTACTTGTTAAACAAGTATTAATTTACTGTAAAACTCCTGTAAAAAACTTTTAACACAATTTTTACATTCAATTAATACATCATTAACAGAGCTACATTAAAATTAACATGATTTAATTAATTGAATAAATTTTTTATATATATCTAGGAGGTAAAATGTTTTCTATTAGGAGATTTAAAGATTCAAGTATGAAACATATTTTGTTTGGGGTAGGAGTTTCAAATATAATTATTATATTTCTAATCTTTCTATTTATATTCTCAAATGGAATGAAGTTTTTCGGTCACTATTCTGCAAAGGATTTTTTCTTTGGAGCAAAATGGATATCACTATCTGAGTTTTATG
This is a stretch of genomic DNA from Fusobacterium varium. It encodes these proteins:
- a CDS encoding flavocytochrome c, giving the protein MNKFKKLVLATLAIGISMSSFAYNPGTYKGEAAGYGGKVEVEVKVSKDKIEDIKVLPNKETPFVSSVALERVPREVIEKQKLSVDTVAGATVSSRGVLTAITNAVKAAGGDIKELRKREPKAEIKRVNQEYVADVVVIGGGGAGLAAATSAKQNGASVILIEKMPRLGGNTVLAGGAYNAVDPKRQVPQGIEDSVDLHFKHTYEGGDKKGDPKLVRVLVENAYPALEWLESLGVTFKDEVFTVLGALYPRSHKPTAPVGTGLIIAHKEFAEKNGIRILYETTATELIKKDGRVVGVKAESATENITLNANKGVVLATGGFAGDVEFRQKYNSKLTENILTTNHPGGDASGIVMAEKVGANLVGMSDIQLLPMGDPVTGSLSGNIETTVEDRIFINKDGKRFVAEDERRDVMTNALFNQKDAYMWVIVDSKVYPTLEDKNNFNESIGDLIKAGRAVKADSLDELAEKINVPAENLKKTIEEYNKGIDAGKDAYGRKLLGIKFDKAPFYAGARIPTVHHTMGGVQINEKAQVIDEKGNIIPGLYAAGEVTGGIHGTNRLGGNALADITVFGKIAGENVAKEK
- a CDS encoding response regulator transcription factor; its protein translation is MKILIVEDDKEIQELISYFLTKEGYEVDRASDGLEGLKLLREKKHDLVVLDLMLPNLDGKNFAKIVKDISSEYGEPIIIMLTAKTEIEDVLEGLEIGADDYMKKPFDPRELVLRIKKFLKNKNREVKVEKYKFKNIEIDESRHTVTFNGKEIEFSKKEYDLLLLLVQNKDLVITRDKILDRVWNSNYYTGDRTVDVYISKLRDKIPELAECIKTVKGVGYKLEEKR
- a CDS encoding phosphate ABC transporter substrate-binding protein encodes the protein MKFFRNGMIMALILAGGLGLGQVSEARSKVVQIKGSDTILNASQAIVEKYMSGHKGARIAVTGGGSGVGISALINGTTDIAMASRNIKSKELDQAKAKGMNVDEIVVGYDGITIIANKTNAVKDIDDKTLGKVFRGEITNWKELGGEDAEIVVLSRDSSSGTHEFFKEHIIREGNSKGTQEYGAKTLYMPSNEAIKQEIKANKYAIGYIGMGYMDSSVEAITVDGVAATPENVLNKTYPIAREVFWYADAAREGEVKGIVDYAVSSEGQEIMKNEGFVPVK
- a CDS encoding two-component sensor histidine kinase, whose amino-acid sequence is MYKDSERSWLQIRRKEIITLIMILIIEGIFVGLNSSILSNLYQQRAKQTLKQDIILVKRLAEDNSHERYSQIFADIDLRFTLIDKNGKVEYDSKNVSREEHMDNHLERKEVQEALQGQEGFDIRKSKTMGYVFAYYATGFENKFGEEYIIRTSSDYTKELRQIKEFLFIQVLFFIALNFAIHFFYKNYIKRDFYNKITKMKRFLESGEKENINYLKEEKWFFEFWNILKEWQSKNLENIERLQSERKTLSLVISSVDIFIGLMNNDGKFIVKNSVLSYLIDHSREKYMECIRYIELIDVMKKGIVEKKNFKEEVYVQALKRYFIVTLKHIDFSGQILVTIKDITSTRKAVEVQKSFISNVSHELKTPLTNIKGYLIALEDAPETMRIKFLNVIKGNVERLENIVLDFLNISKIENSNILNMTQVGIDKIKENLETTLEMVLKRKNGKIQYEVKVNDENEYIRTDFEKVTMILKNLVENGIIYNSSKNPCVKIKIEEENDRYNFVVSDNGIGIPLGEQYKVFDRFYRVDKARTSNLGGTGLGLAIVKNLVEKCGGKISITSEENKGTTFEFYVMK